The nucleotide window TTTGTCCTCCCCCTGATCCTGGCGTATGCCCTCGGCTTCGAGCGGCGGGAGCTGGGAGTTCAGAAGGGCAGGCTTTCCGAGTACAGGTGGGCCCTCTTCCTTTTCATCGCCACAATTCCGCTGAGCCTCTACGGCACGACTATTCCGTCGATGAAGGCGTACTACCCTATATTCAAATACTCGGGACCGCTTGATTTCATCGTCAAGGAGCTGGCCGTTGGAGCCATAATGTTCGCCCACGAGGCGTTTTACAGGGGAATAATACTCTTCCCCCTTGCAAAGAGGAACGAGTGGCTCGGAATTCTGGCACAGGATGTTCCCTACGCCCTCGTCCACTTTGGAAAGCCAGGCATAGAGGTTCCCTATTCGTTCGTGGCGGGGATAGTCTTCGCCAATCTCGACCTTCGGGCCGGGAGCTTTCTCCCCAGCTTCCTCCTTCACTGGCTCGGCTCGGTGCTCTTCGACGTCCTGTGTGTCCTCCTGTAGGTTGGAGGGCGAAATGGCTATTAGGGATGGGTCCCAAGAAACCTTATGCTCGGCGCCGAAGTGTACCTGAAGGGCCGGTACTGGGAGGTTGACCTCCTGCGCGGTATCGGAATAATGATGATGGTGGTCTCAAACTTTGTCACAGACCTCTGGCTCTTTCTCAACTACTCCGGGCACCGTACGTTCTGGTTTTCCTTCGCGATTGCCACCGCCTCGATATTCGTCTTCACATCGGGCCTCTCATTCAGGATAAGCTATTCCCGAGCGGTAAAGAGAAACCCCCAACCCTACCGGAAGTATTTCCGGCGCTTTCTCAAGCTCTTTGGCCTTGGTATGCTCATAACCCTCGTCACCTCAATTCTCCCGGGCGAAATGACGATTCACTTTGGAATCCTCCACTTCCTCGGCGTGGCCACCCTGCTGGCTGTTCCTTTCTATCGCTTTGGTAGGAAGAACGTCTTTTGGGCCTTCTTTTTCCTCTTCGGCCACCTCCTGGTAAGGAACCTCCACGACGGCCTCTGGCTCCTCCCCCTGGGCATCACGCCAGAGAATTACTTCGCCCCCGATTACTTCCCGATTTTCCCCTGGTTTGGGGTGCACCTCCTGGGAATGGCCGCGGGGAGTGTTTTCTACCCTGGAGGAACAAGAAAAATGCACCTTTCCCTGCCGCAGAGTCCCGCGATCCACTTCATAACCTTCGCGGGCAGGCACACCCTGGCAATCTACCTGCTCCACCAGCCGGTTCTCGTGGGCCTGCTGAGGCTTATCCACGGACCTATTTCGGGGCTTCCAATCTAACCGGAAAATTTAAAAGGCTTATTCCAACTTCAAATCGTATGAGAGTGGAAATCAGAGCCGTGCCAGAAGATAACGACCCAAAGGAGTGCATAAAGAAGGTCGCACTGGAGGCCCTCGTGGACGAGGCGACAAGGGACGAGAGCGATTTCGTGGGAAAGCTCTTCTCACCGGGCCTGGGCTACCGGCTTAGGGAATGTGCCAGGCCGAAGGCAGAGGTCGAGTTCTCCCTCGGGAGATGGGCGGTCGCGAATGGCAGGGCCGATTACCTCGGCTTCGTTGAGGGCCTGCTCTGCCTCCTAGCGTGGATCGACGGGAGGTTCAGAGGCGCGCAGGAGATAGCCAACATCACCGGCGTGAAGCTCTCTGGTAGGGTTAGGGGCGGCATGCTCGTTCACGAGTTCGGCACTAGGGATGGGGCGGCCTTTGAGGTTAAGGACGGCTCGCTAGTTGCGGTTGGAGACGGCGACAGAAGGGAAGTCCAGGTCAGCGAGGTGCGGAAGGAGATAAGGGACTTTCTCCTCGGACCGTTTCCGTGGGATATGGAAGAGCTGTGGGAAAGATACTCCTCCGCGGGGCTGGGGAGGGAGTTCCTGCGCAATACGGCCCCAGTCAGGCTTCTCCTCAAGGTGGTCGGCTATGGAGGTAAACTGGAAGTTCGGGACTGACAGGGAAGCGCTCCTTTATAATCTCAAGGAACTTATGGAGAGCGGGGACATGGAATATTACCGCTCATCGATTCTACAGGATAAGGACTACCTCGTGATTAGCAGAGAAGTCCCCATCTTCTCGGCAGACTGCAGCATTCTGAGTGCCATCGAGGAGCTGGCGGCCTTCAATTTCTCCCTCCTTGGAATTAGCGGCCCTGTCGAACCGATCGAACTCCGGACGGGGCGCGTTGATGATTCACCATACCTCGGCGCCCTCACAGGGGGAAACCTCGAGCCGTTCTTCGACGAGCACCCCCTGCTTGGTCTCGGCTCCTACGACCCCTTCATAGACCTTCACCTCGCCTCAGACGGTGAAAGAATCCACGTCCTCTCGCTGGAATGGTACGGCCCGCACCAGTGGGTGTACGATGAGGTTCCGGTTGATGAGTGGTTCGACGGCACGGTTAGATTCATCGCGATGGCAGTCAGGGACATGGAGGCGATGAGGGAAACCCTCCTCCGCTTCGGCTACTCAAACTACCCTAGGACCCTCGGCCGGGCCAAAGCTCTACTGCGCCTCCTGCTCGACGCCCACCCGATCGACATCGACGCCTTGCCTCCCGCTTACGCCCCGTGGGAGGTGGAAGAAATCTCCCGGCTCACCTCCATGCTTCTGGCCAGGAACAACGTTGATGGTGCGCTGGCGGTAATCTCGACCCTCAGGAATCCAAACCATTTCCTCACGGCGGTCTTTGAGATAGGCTCCGACGTGCCTTTCAACGTGGTGGAGGAGTTTTACCGTCACCTTCCAGCCAGTTATGGGGAGAAGGCACTGGCCCATCTAGTTTACAGGATTACCTGGGGAGGACTCTACGACAGCGGACTGGAACTGGCCAGGGAGCTTGGAAGCGATGAGGCGTACCATTCCGCCGCCATAGCGCTGGTTCACTCCGGACTGCACGAGGCCGCTCTGAGAACGGCGGAAAGAATCGAAAACCGGTGGCGCAGGGGAGAGGTTCTCCTCAAAATCTATCTCGAGCGGCCGGAGCTGGCCGGGGAAATAAAGGAGAAGGCGCCGGAGCACGTGAGGGTCTTCATCGAGGAGAGGGAGAAAGGAGAACCCTGACCCTCTCCACCACCTCCCGCGCGTCCCTTCCGAAGACCAGAACCATCGGCTCCTTGCCCCAGTCGCCAAGGTGATATATCACGTCGGGCCTTTTTTCTGCCCTTCTTACGGCAGTCTCTATTCCCCACTCCATCGTTCCCCTCTCGGCTCTCTTTACATCCTCCGGCTCCTCCCGCCTGTTGTAGAAGGAAACCGCTAGGCCGAGCTTTTTGGCCCGCTCTATCAGCCCTTCCGAATAGCGCAGGTTCAGGACGGCTCTAACCTCTGGATAGAACTCTCGCATCTTAAGCAAAGCCCTCCTCAGGTGGTCGCTGGCGTTCAATTCGACCGGCCCGACGGGCTTTATCGTTTTTTCGTAGCGGACGATTCTGCCCTTCACCGCGAAGACCTCTCCAAGGGGAGTTGTTAGGGCGAAGTTGGTTCCCACCTCGGGAACGTGGGGGTTAAGTCTTTCACCAAGCTTCACGAGCTCTTCAACGGCCTTTTCAAGCTCCTCCCTTGCTCTAAAGCGGTGGGCATCCCTCTGGAGCTCCCAGAGTGGATTGACGGCCCTCGCTTCGGCTTTTGAGAACCGTATGGAGTTTTCGACGAAGCGCTTGGCCCTTTCTACAGCTTTAGGAAGCTCAAGGCCCTTCGTCAGAAAAGCGGCCAAAGCCGAGGAGAAGGCACAGCCCGTTCCGTGGGTGAAGCTATCAACTTTTCTTCCCTTAAATTCGAAGAACTCCCCGTTCCAGTGGAGGAGGTCGGTTAGGTCCAGGTGCCCGCCTTTGACTATCACCGCCTCTGCTCCAAGCTCCTCGGCGATGGCCTTTGCTGATTCCTTCATGTCCTCGAGGGAGTGGATTTTAAGACCGCTTAGAGCTTCGGCCTCCGGGACGTTTGGGGTAACTATTGAGCCCTTCACGAGGACCTTGAGCGACTCGAGGTCGTCAATGAGCCTCTCACCGGTGCTCGAAGCCATCACCGGATCGAAGACCCTCTTTAAGTCCTCCGTCTCCTTGGCGACGACCTTGGCTATCTCCCCGCTCCCAAGCATGCCCACTTTGACTGCCTTAATATCGAAGTGCCCCCTAACGGCCCGTATCTCCTCCCTCACGACCTCCGCTGGAAGGGAAAAATAGCCGGAAACCTTCTCGGGGTTCTGGTAGGTAACCGAAGTGAGAACCGGGAGCGGGTGCTCCCCTAAAGCCGAGACCGTCTCGATGTCCGCTTTTAGACCCGCTCCACCGCCGGTGTCGAGGCCGGCTACAATCAAAACGGCCATTCCATCACCTCAGCTTTTCGAGAATTTCGAAGGCCGCTTTCCTCCCGCTGAGGAACATTCCGCCGAATATCGGTCCCATTCTCGGCGCTCCGGCTATCGCGTTCGCGGCCATTCCGGTGACGTAGAGACCTAGGAAGATTTCCCTCGTATGCTCAACGGTCAGCTCTTCCCCCTTCTCTGCCCACATCGGGCCCTCCCCGGGAACCTCAATGAGGCCCCTCTTAACGAGGTGCTGACTTATCTGCGCACCGTGACCCGTTGAATCGATTACAAACTTCGCCTCGACGGTGAGCGGGTCCACGTGGAGGCCCGTCATGAGAACCGGCGTCCAGTTGATCACTATCCCGGCCACGCGGTCGTTTTTAACCACTAAGTCCTCGACCTCGACCATGTTGAATATCTTTACCCCGGCCTTCACCGCCTTGCTCGCTATCGTCGTTGCCGTCTCGATTGCATCTGCCACGTAGAGGCCTTTTCCGAAGGGCTTGTACGTTATCCCGAACTCGTCGAGGATTTCCCTCGCTTCCTCCTGCACGACTATTTTGTTGAAGCCCATCGCGCCGCCCCAGATTCCGCCGCCGATTGAGAGCTTCTTCTCGAATATCGCGACCTTCGCCCCGTTCTTGGCGAGGTAATAACCTGCCACCATTCCGGAGGGGCCTGCACCTACTATCGCTACATCAAGGCTTAAGCTCTCGAGAAGCTCCCCCGTGTAGGCCTCGATTATCGCCCTGCTTATCTCCATCTCCCTAAGCATCGCAACCACCCAAAACCTTTTAAGCCGCGGTAAAAACTAAGTTTTGAAATTTAAAAACTTTGTTATAAACGGGTTTTAAAACCGGGTGATGGGAATGACCCAGCTTGAGGAAGCAAAGCGGGGCGTAATCACGGAGGAGATGAAGTTCATCGCCGAGAGGGAAGGTATAGACCCCGAAAAGCTCAGGAGGAGCGTGGCCAAAGGACACACCGTCATCTTCCGCAACGTCCGCCACGACTGGGTGAAGCCGGTAGCTGTCGGGGAAGCTGTCCGCGTTAAAATCAACGCCAACATCGGCACCTCCCGCGACATTATAGACGTCGAGGCCGAGATAGAGAAGGCTAAGGTGGCCATAAGATACGGGGCAGACACCATAATGGACCTCTCCACCGGCGGTGACCTCGATGAAATAAGAAAGCGCATAATGCACGCCGTTGATGTGCCAATCGGCACCGTTCCAATCTACCAGGCCGCCGAGGAGATGCTAGCAAAGGGGAAGGCCATCATCGAGATGACCGAGGACGACATGTGGAGGGCCGTTGAGAAGCACTTCAAAGATGGAGTTGATTACACCACTATTCACGTTGGAGTAACCAGGGAAGTCGTCGAGAAGATGAAGCGGGTAAAGAGAGTTGTCGGCATGGTCTCGCGCGGAGGAACATTTTTGGCGGCATGGATACTTCACTGGGGCGAGGAGAACCCCTTCTACAGGGACTACGACTACCTCCTTGATCTGGCCAAGGAGTACGACGTCGTTCTCAGCCTCGGCGACGGGTTAAGACCGGGTGGACTTCCAGATGCCGGCGATGAGCTTCAAATAGCGGAACTCTACACCCTCGGGAGGCTCGTGAAGCACGCGAGGGAAGCCGGCGTTCAGACGATGGTCGAGGGGCCGGGCCACGTCCCGATTGACCAGATTCCGGCCCAGGTGAAGCTCGCCAAGGTTGCAACGGACAACGCGCCCTTCTACGTCCTCGGCCCGCTCGTCACGGATATCTTCCCGGGCTACGACCACATCACGGCGGCCATAGGCGGGGCGATAGCCGCTTTAAACGGCGCGGACTTCCTCTGCTACGTAACGCCGGCGGAGCACCTTGGACTGCCAACGGTGGAGCACGTGAGGGAGGGCGTGATTGCAGCAAGGATAGCAGCCCATGCGGTAAACCTGACGCGCTTCGAGGCGGACTTCAGGAAGGACTACCTCATGAGCGTCGCGAGGGGCAGGCTCGACTGGGCAAAGCAGTTCGAGCTGAGCGGGGACAGGGACAGGTTCATCGAGATAAGGAAGGAGAGGCCTACAAAGACCGAGGCCTGCTCGATGTGCGGTGACCTCTGCGCGATAAAGCTCATCAACGACATGCTGAGGAAGGGTGAGGCCGAGTGAGGCTCATCTACCGCGGCAAAACGAAGGACGTTTACGAGGATGGCCCGTATCTAGTCTTTTACTTCAAGGACTCCCTGCTGGGCGAAGACGGCAGAGAGGACACGGGTGGCAACGAGGTGATAGGCGAGAGACCAGGCAAGGGGAGTGCAGTTCTCGGGCAGACGGAGTTCTTCTTCAGCCTGCTGGAAAGGAACGGGATAAGGACCCACTTCGTCGAGCGGATTGACGAGCGGAGGGCGCGCTTTCTGAAGGCAGAGAGGATTCCGCTGGAGACTATATACCGCTTTAAGGCTTACGGAAGCTTCCTCAGGAGATACAGAGGCTGGGTGAAGTCCCTCCAAGAGCTGGGAATAGTTGAGTTCACCCTCAAGGACGACTCGCTCGGCGACCCCCTCATAACCGAAGAAGCAATATCACGGCTCGGTATAGCGAGCGAAGGGGAGCTGGAGAAAATGAAGGAGGTAACGAAAAGGGTCGCCGAAATCCTGGAGGAGTTCTTCTCCGCAAAGGGGCTTGAGCTAATAGACTTCAAGCTGGAGTTCGGCAGGCTGAATGGAGAGCTTCTGGTGATAGACGAGCTCAGCGGCGACACGATGCGCGTTATGAAGGGTGGAAGGCTTTTGAGCCAGGAAGAGCTCCTGGAGGTGGTAGAATGATAATCTCCACCATAGCTTCCCATTCCTCACTTCAGATACTCCTGGGGGCAAAGAGAGAGGGCTTCAGAACGAGGCTCTACGTCAAACCGGGCAGAAAGGCTTTCTATTCCTCCATCCCGCTTGTCGATGAAATCGTCGTAACGGAAAACATGAGGGAAGTACTCGGTGATGACGGCATCATCGTACCCCACGGCTCTTTCGTGGCATACCTTGGCATAGAGGCCATCGAGAAAGCAAGGGCTAAGTTCTTCGGCAACAAGCGTTTCCTCAAGTGGGAGACGACCTTTGAACTGCAGGATAAGGCCCTCGACGAGGCAGGGATTCCGATGGTTGAAGTCATCGAGCCCGAAGAGGCTAAGCCAGACGAGCTTTACTTTGTCCGCCTTGAGGGACCGAGGGGCGGAAGCGGGCACTTCTTGGCTTACGGTTATGAACTGGAGGAGAAGACCAAAGGCCTGAGCGAACCCTACAGGATTGAACGCTTCACAGACGGCGTTTACCTCTACGTCCACTTCTTCTATTCGCCGATTTCAAACCGTTTGGAGCTCTTTGGCGTTGATGAGCGCCTGGTCATCGCGGACGCAAACAAGAGGCGGCCCTTCAGGACCCTCCCATACACCATAGCAGGAAACAAGGCCGTAGCGCTGAGAGAGTCGCTCATTCCAGTGCTCTACGATTACGGATTGGCCTTCGTCGAGGCCATGGAGGAGCTTGAACCTCCCGGCATCATAGGTCCCTTCGCCCTCCACTTCGCCTACAATGGTGAATTCCGCTGCATAGGCTTCGCCTCGCGCATAGACGGCGGCAGCAATGCCAAACACTGGTACTCGGCCCTCTACTGGGAGAGGTCGATGCTCATGGGCGAGAGGATAGCGCGCGAGATTAAGTTCGCCCTCGAGGAGGACCGCCTTAAGGAGGTGGTAACTTGACGTACACGGGTAGAACTCTGGGAATTGGCCTGATGAACGGCGAGCCCTTCGCCTTTTATTTGCTCTGCTCCCGCTCCTTCCCGAAGAGAAAGGCCATCTTTAAAGGGAGGGCAGTTTACATCGAGAACATGACGGAGACGGACAACCCCTACGTCAGCTACCCCGTGGTGAGGCTCCTCGATGACTATGCCGTCGTCACCAACGGCCTCCAGACGGACTTTATCGCTCAAACCCTTGAGTGGGAGAGCCCGAGGAAAGCCCTGGTTCATGTCCTGGATGCACTCGACTACGAGCGCGATTCCTACTCAACTCCGAGAATAGCTGGGATAGTTGAACACGGAAACGGTAAGGGCTGGCTGGGCTTCGCCGGCAGGGATGAGTTCTGGGTCAAATCGCTGGAGCTTAAAGATGGGAAGGCCTTCGTAACGGCAACCTACAACCTTAGCTTTGCTGAACTTGACTTTCCAGCCTTTGAGAGCGCTGAGGAGCTTGCCGAGAAGGCCATAGAGTTGCCCTTCGAGAAGAAGGTTCTGGCGATTGGGGTCGCGGCGGAGAAAAAGGGGTGGGGGCTGGCAGTCAGCCCCTAACCGAAAAGGCCTCCTCCAGCTCCCCCTCAAGCGGCTCTGCCCTGGTGGCGAGGCTCACGAGCACCATCACCACGGCCGACACCAGCGCCCCGCTGACGTAGATGTACTCCCAGTACTGGAAGGACACGACACCGGTTATTCCGAGCACCGCGGTCAGGGAACCTGCTGCCATACCCGCCAGAGCGCCCTCTTTCGTGGCCCGTCTCCAGTAAATGCCGAGCACGAGGGGTATGAAGACGCCGGAGGTATACACGTCGTAGGAGTATATCAGCAGCTCCACGATTCCCTGGATGGTGAGCGCCGCTGCCAGGGACAGCAGGCCGATGGCGACAGTGGTTATCACCGAAAGGTTCAGCAGCTTCTTTTCGTCGGCTTCGGGATTGATGAAGCTGGCGTATATGTCCCTCACCACGTGGGATGTTGCCGCTGATAGTAGGGAATCGGCGGTGCTCATCACCGCGGCCAGAACGGCCGCCACGAAGATTGCCCCCACGCCGTTCCCGAAAACTGTGATGACCAGCGCGGGCACGGCGGTCTTCGGTGAGTTTATTATTGACTCCGGGTTGCCTGAGAGAGCTATAGCGAGCATGCCTGCAAGTGCCGGCAGGAAAGAGAGTGCCATAAGCAGAGCACCGGCGTATATCGCGCCCCTCCTTGCTGTCTTCTCGTCCTTCGCTGCGAACAGCCTCTGATAAAAGTCCTGGCCAATGAGGGTGTACATTACCGTGGCCAGGAGCGTCAGGGCCAGGAGAGATACTCCCAGCGAGGTGAGGCTGAAGTAGCTTGAGGCCGGCTGGGGAAGGCCTTGGATGCCCTCCAGTGCACCCCTCAGACCGGTTATTCCCCCCACCTTTATGAGGCCGAGAACCACGGCCACGAAGATTCCAACGCTTCCGATGATTACCTGAACGAAATCCGTAAGTGCCACCGCCCACAGTCCTGAAAAGGCAGTGTAGGCTATGAAGACCAGCGTCGCAAGCACCGCTCCAGCCGTGCCGGGCAGTCCAATCGCCTCGAAGATCGCCGAGGCTGCCCAGACCTGTGCCCCCAGTATGCCAACGAGCGCCAGGAGCGACAGCAGGGCGGCGAGTAAACGGATGGTCTTGCTCCTATAACGCATCTCCAGAACGTCCGGCACGGTGTAAAGTGCCAGCGTGCGCATGGGCCTTGCAAGGGTCAGACCGAGAACCAGAAGCCCCAGGCCACAGGCGAAGCCGTACCAAATTCCACCTAACCCATACGTTGCTCCCCAGCTAGCTCCGCCCAGGATGAAAGCCACCACCATAGTGAGTGGCTGCAAGGGTTCCTACGCTGAGTCCCAGTCCCAGCCTTCTTCCGGCAAGCAGGAAGTCGACCGAGGTTCTGATATACTTCCGCGCGTACGCTGATATCGCTAGCATCGCTCCCATGTAAACCGCTATTGTCGTCCATATCACGTCCATTTCCGACACCTCGATGCGACGGTCGAGAAAGATCCCGTCCCAATATAACTTTTTTCCATGAAATCATGTAACAATGGCGAAATGGACAACTTACTTGCGGCTATTTCTGTCGTTCTGACACATTACAGTTCGAGTTTCACCGATACCCTTATTAGCGTTAAGGCTGTCATCTTAATGGTGGTTTTCATGGAAGACACTCACGCATGGATGGAGAACCTCGAAGATGAGCGGGTTATCAGGCTCGTTGAGGAGGAGAACAAGCGCTTCAGGGAGTTCATTGGGGAGCTGAGCGATGAACTGTTCCCGGAGGTATGGGAGTACTATTCGATGCCGGCCCTCTACGGCGCAAAGCTCACCGATAAGGGCACCATAGCGATGTACAAGGAGAGGGAAAGACAGCTCATCAGATGGCTCGGTGGAGAGGTCATAGTCGACTCCACGGCCCTTGAGGAGGAGCTCAACGACGAGGTTCTGCTCCAGGGCTTCACAGCCGATGAAAAGGGAAGGTTCCTGGCTTACAGCTTCTCGATAGGTGGGGCAGACGAGGGGATAACGAGAATCGTAGACCTCAAAACCGGAAGGCTCGTCGACGAGATGAAGCCCTCGGTCTGGAACGTGACCTTTCTTGGGGACGGCTACTACTTTTCCCGCTTCTACCGGCACGGTGAAACGCCCGATGGCGTTAAGGCTCCAGCGGTGAGGCTCTTCTGGAAGGACGGCAGTGGAGAGAGAATGGTCTTCGGGGAGGGTCTCGGCTCCGGCTACTTCATCTCGCTGAGGAAGAGCACCGACGGAAAGACTGCGATGGTAACCGTGACCTTCGGCTGGAACAGGGCGGAGATATACGTCGGGCCGATTGAGGAGCCGGGAATGTGGAAGAAGGCCTATTCGGCGGAGGTGCCTGCGGAGCCGATTGACGTGATCGACGGAAAGCTCTACGTCCTCACGAGGGAAGGAAAGGGCCTCGGAAAGGTTATAACGGTAGAAGACGGCGAAGTTACCGAGATCATCCCTGAAGGGGAATTCCCGCTGGAGTGGGCGATCATCGTGGACGGCAAAATCCTCACCGGCAGGCTCGTCCACGCGAGCCACCGGCTTGAGGTCTACTCGCTCGATGGAGAAAAGCTTGACGAAGTAACTTTTGACCTCCCGGGAAGCGTCTATCCACTCGACACCGACGGGAAGAGAGCTTTACTCCGCTACGAGAGCTTCACGGTTCCGTACAGGCTCTACGGGTTTGACGGGAAGCTCAACCTCATAGAGGGGCAAGAAGTTGAAGGGGACTTCAGGGTCGAGGAGGACTTTGCCGTCTCCAAAGACGGGACGAGGGTTCACTACTTCCTCGTTAAGGGAACCAGAGATGAGAAGAAGGCGTGGGTCTTCGGCTACGGCGGCTTCAACATTTCACTGACGCCCCGCTTCTTTCCTCAAGCGATACCCTTCATAAAGCGCGGCGGAACCTTCGCCATGGCCAACCTCCGCGGCGGTTCCGAGTACGGCGAGGAGTGGCACAGGGCAGGAATGAGGGAGAACAAAGGGAACGTCTTCGATGACTTCATAGCGGTTCTCGGCAAGCTCAAGGCAGAAGGCTATAGAGTTGCCGCATGGGGCAGGAGCAACGGTGGGCTTCTGGTCTCGGCAACGCTCGTCCAGCGGCCGGACGTGATGGACGCGGCGCTGATAGGCTATCCCGTCATAGATATGATGCGCTTCCACAAGCTCTACATCGGAAGCGTCTGGATTCCCGAGTACGGAAACCCCGACGACCCAGAGGACAGGGAGTTTCTGCTGAAGTACAGTCCCTACCACAACGTGAAAAAGCAAAAGTATCCGCCGACGCTCATCTACACCGGTCTCCACGACGACCGCGTGCATCCCGCCCATGCTCTTAAGTTCTTTGCCAGGATGAAGGAAGTCAGTAAAGATGTTTACCTCCGCGTGGAGACGAAGAGCGGCCACATGGGTGCCTCGCCGGAAACGAGGGCGAGGGAGCTGACCGACCTCGTGGCCTTTGTGGTTAAGATGCTGTGGCTCTAACATCTTTTTTCTTTTCCACCAAAAAATGTCCGCTGAACTTCGTTCTTCGGGGGACCGTGCCTCGAAAAGTTCTTATATTTGGGGCGATAACTAACGTTTGGGGTAGACCATGGATATATCAAAAATCTCAACGGGAATCCCTGGCCTGGACTCCATGCTTCAGGGAGGGCTTATACCCGGCAGAGTCTATCTTGTCAAAGGGGCTCCTGGAACCGGTAAGACCACCCTAGCCATGCACTTTGCAATGGCAGGCGTTGCCAATGGTGAAAACGTCCTCTACGTTACCCTGGAGGAGCCCGCCGAAAACCTGAAGGTGGATATGACCCGTATGGGCTTTAATCTCCGCGATCCGCGGTTTACTCTCATCGATGCGACCCCTACGGCAGAGCGCTACGTACTGATAAGCGACTTCTTTGAGGAGTTCGCGGCGAACATCGAGAAAATGGCGGACGCCATCAAACGCCAGTTCCAGGAGAGACGTTATACCAGAATAGTCATAGACCCCATCACAATGCTCAAGATGACCGCAACGAAAGAGACGGAGTACCGCAAGGCGTTCCTGAGCTTCGTTAAAAGCATGATACGGTTAAAAACCACAGTTCTGCTCACCTCCGAACTGGAAAGGACGGATATAGAGGAGTACCTTGTGAACGGGGTTATCGAGCTTAAAGTGTTTGAAGTGGGCGGCAGGCTCTCGAGGGGAATACGGATAACCAAGCTCAGAGGTAGTGGTTTCGACGACGCAATCCGACAGTACGAGATAACCGACCATGGTATGGTCGTGTATCACGACCGTATGGTATCTCTGCCGTGAGCATTAAAAGCCACCGCCTGTCGATTAAACATCCGCTTTAATCATTTCGAAAGCTATTTCTGGTGGCAAGCGTGCAGGAGGATATTGGGGCGCTGAGGGGGCCATAGAGGAGTTCAACAGACCTCACGGAAGCGAGGCCACGGCGAGGGTGCTGGAGGTTCGGGGGGACGAGATCATCATCGAGTTCTCCGGTTCCTTCTGTGCTACATGCGGGCTGTACGACTACTTCGACGACATAAAGTGGGAGGCTATGGACCTCGGCCTGAAAATCGAGCCCGTGGATGTTTTGGAGGCCGATGAAGACGAGTTCGAGCGTGGCAGGTATGTAGTGAGGTACAGGATTGGAAAATCCCCTCCTTAGAACTCCCGGATAAAGATTAAAAGCCCCCCACCGGAATCCCCAACATGAACCCGCTCATCTCTGGTCTCGTCGTCATCTTCCTCTGGGACGGCTACTTCTTCTTCAATTACATAACTAGCCTTTTCAGGAATTACAGAATTATGGAATGGAAGCCCAGGGTCTCCATAATAATCCCCGCCTACAACGAAGGGGAGAGAGTTCTCAGGGCCATAAAGTCGGCCCTTGCCCAGGATTACCGGGACTTTGAAGTCATAGTGGTCGACGATGGAAGCGAGGACAACACTTTTGAGATCGCTTCCTCGGTCAAGAGCGCCAGGTTGAAGGTTTACAGGGTGGAACACGGAGGAAAGGCCAAAGCTTTAAACTTCGGCCTCTCGAAGGCTTCCGGCGAGGTTATAGTAACGACCGACGCCGACAGT belongs to Thermococcus camini and includes:
- the mrtA gene encoding CPBP family archaeomyxosortase MrtA is translated as MKFRRNPYVLYALSIPFILAVRYSGGGLFLWAGYNVLFYFVLPLILAYALGFERRELGVQKGRLSEYRWALFLFIATIPLSLYGTTIPSMKAYYPIFKYSGPLDFIVKELAVGAIMFAHEAFYRGIILFPLAKRNEWLGILAQDVPYALVHFGKPGIEVPYSFVAGIVFANLDLRAGSFLPSFLLHWLGSVLFDVLCVLL
- a CDS encoding heparan-alpha-glucosaminide N-acetyltransferase gives rise to the protein MLGAEVYLKGRYWEVDLLRGIGIMMMVVSNFVTDLWLFLNYSGHRTFWFSFAIATASIFVFTSGLSFRISYSRAVKRNPQPYRKYFRRFLKLFGLGMLITLVTSILPGEMTIHFGILHFLGVATLLAVPFYRFGRKNVFWAFFFLFGHLLVRNLHDGLWLLPLGITPENYFAPDYFPIFPWFGVHLLGMAAGSVFYPGGTRKMHLSLPQSPAIHFITFAGRHTLAIYLLHQPVLVGLLRLIHGPISGLPI
- the thiD gene encoding bifunctional hydroxymethylpyrimidine kinase/phosphomethylpyrimidine kinase, which translates into the protein MAVLIVAGLDTGGGAGLKADIETVSALGEHPLPVLTSVTYQNPEKVSGYFSLPAEVVREEIRAVRGHFDIKAVKVGMLGSGEIAKVVAKETEDLKRVFDPVMASSTGERLIDDLESLKVLVKGSIVTPNVPEAEALSGLKIHSLEDMKESAKAIAEELGAEAVIVKGGHLDLTDLLHWNGEFFEFKGRKVDSFTHGTGCAFSSALAAFLTKGLELPKAVERAKRFVENSIRFSKAEARAVNPLWELQRDAHRFRAREELEKAVEELVKLGERLNPHVPEVGTNFALTTPLGEVFAVKGRIVRYEKTIKPVGPVELNASDHLRRALLKMREFYPEVRAVLNLRYSEGLIERAKKLGLAVSFYNRREEPEDVKRAERGTMEWGIETAVRRAEKRPDVIYHLGDWGKEPMVLVFGRDAREVVERVRVLLSPSPR
- a CDS encoding sulfide-dependent adenosine diphosphate thiazole synthase, translated to MLREMEISRAIIEAYTGELLESLSLDVAIVGAGPSGMVAGYYLAKNGAKVAIFEKKLSIGGGIWGGAMGFNKIVVQEEAREILDEFGITYKPFGKGLYVADAIETATTIASKAVKAGVKIFNMVEVEDLVVKNDRVAGIVINWTPVLMTGLHVDPLTVEAKFVIDSTGHGAQISQHLVKRGLIEVPGEGPMWAEKGEELTVEHTREIFLGLYVTGMAANAIAGAPRMGPIFGGMFLSGRKAAFEILEKLR
- the thiC gene encoding phosphomethylpyrimidine synthase ThiC, whose product is MTQLEEAKRGVITEEMKFIAEREGIDPEKLRRSVAKGHTVIFRNVRHDWVKPVAVGEAVRVKINANIGTSRDIIDVEAEIEKAKVAIRYGADTIMDLSTGGDLDEIRKRIMHAVDVPIGTVPIYQAAEEMLAKGKAIIEMTEDDMWRAVEKHFKDGVDYTTIHVGVTREVVEKMKRVKRVVGMVSRGGTFLAAWILHWGEENPFYRDYDYLLDLAKEYDVVLSLGDGLRPGGLPDAGDELQIAELYTLGRLVKHAREAGVQTMVEGPGHVPIDQIPAQVKLAKVATDNAPFYVLGPLVTDIFPGYDHITAAIGGAIAALNGADFLCYVTPAEHLGLPTVEHVREGVIAARIAAHAVNLTRFEADFRKDYLMSVARGRLDWAKQFELSGDRDRFIEIRKERPTKTEACSMCGDLCAIKLINDMLRKGEAE
- a CDS encoding phosphoribosylaminoimidazolesuccinocarboxamide synthase, yielding MRLIYRGKTKDVYEDGPYLVFYFKDSLLGEDGREDTGGNEVIGERPGKGSAVLGQTEFFFSLLERNGIRTHFVERIDERRARFLKAERIPLETIYRFKAYGSFLRRYRGWVKSLQELGIVEFTLKDDSLGDPLITEEAISRLGIASEGELEKMKEVTKRVAEILEEFFSAKGLELIDFKLEFGRLNGELLVIDELSGDTMRVMKGGRLLSQEELLEVVE